In one window of Panicum virgatum strain AP13 unplaced genomic scaffold, P.virgatum_v5 scaffold_5171, whole genome shotgun sequence DNA:
- the LOC120694361 gene encoding uncharacterized protein LOC120694361, whose translation MRVSIVSAEQLNELRVKYNLFDQIHEAQRNYLETEDLRIGMRKGLLPDFRTDDYGTVWLKDRVCVQKDEKIREIIMAEAHDTRYSIHPGSTKMYKDLKTMFWWRRMKRDIASYVAHGPEPTGEELDPEYTPEKDYAAGLPETEDEELDYDFNNDGWYD comes from the exons ATGAGAGTGTCCATTGTTAGCGCAGAACAATTGAACGAGCTGAGGGTGAAGTACAACCTATTTGATCAGATTCATGAGGCTCAGAGAAATTACCTCGAGACTGAAGACCTCCGCATCGGAATGAGGAAGGGTTTACTTCCCGATTTTCGAACTGATGATTATGGTACTGTCTGGTTGAAGGATCGTGTGTGTGTGCAAAAGGATGAGAAGATTCGTGAGATAATTATGGCTGAAGCCCATGATACGAGGTATTCCATTCACCctggtagcaccaagatgtacaaGGATCTGAAAACCATGTTCTGGTGGCGTAGAATGAAGAGGGACATCGCCAGTTATGTTGCTCACG GACCGGAGCCGACGGGGGAGGAGCTCGACCCGGAGTACACCCCTGAGAAGGACTACGCTGCCGGGCTTCCAG AAACTGAGGATGAGGAGCTAGACTACGACTTCAACAACGATGGATGGTACGACTAG